GCCGCGCCAGGTTGGCGTTGGAGTAGCGGGGGTCGCCGGTGACCTCAAGCCCAGCCCAGTCGGGCAGGTCGAAGGGCTCGTGCTCGCGGGTCAGTTCGATCTCGGCCAGGACCAGGCCAGCGTTGTCGCCGGTGAAGACGTCGAGATCCCAATGGTGCTGGCCGCCGGGTATCCGGTAACGGACCTTCTCGACCACCGGCAGGATGGCGAGTTCGCGCAGCAGGGCCTCGCCGTCCGCGGGTGGGATCTGGTACTCGAACTCGGAGCGCGCCAGGCCCAGGGGCGGGCCCTTGAGGGTCAGGTAGGCGCTGTCTTCGGTCAGGCGCACGCGCACCGTCAGGGTCCCGGTGGTCGCCAGATAGCCCTGGCGGATGCGCGTCTCGCCCTGCGCGAGGGCGCGCCAGGTGTCGTTCCTGACGAGAAATTTACGCTCGATCTCAATCCCCATGATGCAAGACTCCCGTGGTGCGGGTTCAAGGGCGTTCGAACAGGGCCATGGACTCGACGTGCGCGGTGTGCGGAAACATGTCCATCACCCCGGCACTGACCAGCCGGTAACCCAGGGCGTTGACCAGGCGGTCAGCGTCCCGGGCGAGCGTGCTGGGATAACAGGAAACGTAGCAGATCCGCTGCACCCCCAGGCGCGGCAGCCAGTCCAGGACCGCCAATGCGCCACTGCGCGGCGGGTCCAGCAGGACCTTGTGATACTGACCCCGCAGCCAGGGGGCATCGGTGAGGTCGGCATAGAGGTCGGCCGTCTCGAAGCGGACATTGGTGATGCCGTTGCGTTGCGCGTTGGCGGCGGCGCGGGCGATGAGGCCCGCGTCGGCCTCGATCCCCAGCACCGCGGCGGCGCGGCGCGCCAGCGGCAGGCTGAAGTTGCCGAGGCCGCAGAACAGATCCAGCACCGACTCGTCCGGCTGGGGGTCCAGCAGGTCCAGGGCCTGGTCCAACATCAGACGGTTCAGTTCCAGGTTTACCTGGGTGAAGTCGGTCGGCTCGAACGCCATGCGCAGGCCATAGCGGGGCAGGTCATAGTGTAGTTCAACGCCCTGCCCCGGCAAGGGTCGGATGCTGTCCACCCCGCCCTCCTGGAGATAGATATGGTAGCCCCAGTCCTCCCCGAGGCCCTGGAGGACGCCCAAGTCCGCCGCGCTCGGCGGCGCCATCACCCGGAAGATCAGCACGCAGGGCGCCTCCCCCACCGCCATCTCGATCTGCGGGACCTGGTCGCGGATGCTCAGGCGCCCGACGGCCTCCGCCAGCACCTGCAGGCGCTCGCCCACACTCGGGTGCAGCACCTCGCAGCGGGTCAGGTCGGCCAGATAGGGCGTGCCGCGCTCGCGGAAACCGACCAGGGTGCGGCCCTTCTTGATGACGTGGCGCGCCCCCAGGCGCGCCTTGCGCCGGTAGCCCCAGTGACCGGCGACCAGCGGCGGGAGCCAGGCGGCGGGGCTGACCTTGCCGATGCGGGTGAAGACGTCCGCGAGGGTCTCCTGCTTGATGCGGATCTGGGCCGCGGGGTCGACATGCTGGAGGTTGCACCCGCCGCAGACGCCGAAGTGCGGGCAGCGCGGCGCCACCCGGTCGGGCGAGGCGCGCAGCACCGCGACCGCCGCCCCCTCGTCGAAGCGGCGCTGGACCCGGGTGTAGCGCATCCGCACCCGCTCCCCAGGCAGGGCATAGTCGACGAAGATCGCCTTGCCGTCGAAATGGGCCAGGCCGCGGCCCTCATGGGTCAGGCCCTCGATCTCGAGCTCGATCTCCGGCGGAAGCGGTTTGCGCTTTTTTGACAAGTGGCTGTTCCTATGCGTTCATTTGCGGACAAAAATCTTCACCGCCCGCTCAATCCGGAAAGACCCCGGTCGAGAGATAGCGGTCGCCGCGGTCGCAGGCGATGGCGACGATGACCGCGGCGCTGACCTCGGCCGACAGCAGGAGCGCCGCCGCCACGGCCCCGCCGGAGGAGACGCCGGCGAAGATGCCCTCGCGCGCCGCCAGGTCCCGGGTGGTCTGCTCGGCCAGGGGCTGCGCGATGTCGATGATCCGATCCACCCCGGCGGGGTCATAGATCCGCGGCAGATAGGCGGCCGGCCAGCGGCGGATACCGGGGATATTCGCGCCGTCCGCGGGCTGCACGCCGACGATCTGCACCGCGGGGTTCTGCTCCTTGAGATAGCGCCCGGTCCCCATGATGGTCCCCGTGGTGCCCATGGCACTCACGAAATGGGTGACGCGTCCGGCCGTGTCGTGCCAGATCTCGGGGCCGGTCGCGGCATAGTGGGCGGCCGGATTGTCCGGGTTGGAGAACTGATCGAGCCGCACCCCCTCCCCGCGCGCCTGCATGGCATTGGCCAGATCGATGGCCGCCTCCATACTGCCCGCGCGCGGCGTCAACACGATGGTCGCGCCGAAGGCACGCATGACCGCCCGGCGCTCCACGCTCATGTGCTCCGGCATGATCAGCACCATGCGGTAGCCCATGATGGCCGCGGCCATGGCGAGTGCGATCCCGGTGTTGCCGCTGGTGGCCTCGATCAGGGTATCGCCGGGCCTGATAGTGCCCCGCTCCTGGGCGCGGCGCAGCATGTTGAGCGCCGGGCGGTCCTTCACCGAGCCGGCCGGGTTGTTGCCTTCGAGCTTGACCAGGATCAGGTTGTCGGTGGGGCCGGGCAGGCGTTGCAGGCGCACCAGGGGGGTGGTCCCGACGCAATGCTCGATGGTGGAACCGATAGGACGCTTATTCATAGGGTTACCGGTGGGATCAATGGCCGGATGGGCGCGGCGGGCTGGGGCATGAAGGTGCGGGCGGACCGGCAGTGACTTCGGTCCCGCGATTGTGCACCAGCGCCGTCATGCAACCAAGCCGGAGCGCGGGTGGACGGCCCCGGGGCCAAGCTATAGAGTAGTCGGCAGAGTAGTCGGCGACCCACCCCGCAGGAGCCAGACCTTGGACCAAGCGCCCGTCACCCCCCTCTCCCAACTCCCCGCTCGCGACCGCGTGTCCGCCCTGGCCGTCGCCGGCGGTGATGCGGACCTGGCCGCCGAACTGTTCGCCGCCCTGCTGGCCGGACTGCCGGGTGAGCTGGCGGCCCTGCGCACCGAGGTCGCGGCGTCCGACTGGGAGGGACTCGCCGAACTCGCCCATCAGGTGCGCGGGGCCACCCGCTACTGCGGTGTCCCGGCCCTCGACGAGGCGGCCGAGTCCCTGGAGCGCGCCGCCCGCGCCGCCGACCCGCCGCGCGTCGCCGCGGCCTTCGCCAGCCTGGAGGCGGAGGCGCTGCGGGTGCAGCAGGCGGACGACTGACCTCAATGCCGGACGGGGCATTCGCCCCGTCCGCAAGGTTTTCGACGCCCCGCGAAGGCCACGGGCGGCTGCCGGGCCCGAAACGTTCAGGACGGGGTTGCAAACCCCGTCCCGCTCGCAATCGTTGTCGTTGTCGTTGTCGTTGTCGAGATCGTAATCGAAGAAGCGATGCAATTTGGCGTGCGAGAGAATCCCGGACGCTACGATAACCTCGATTACGACAACGACAACGACGCGACAAACCTTCCCTGATGGGCTTGTTTAACCTATTGTTGAACCGTTCCTTATCCACCCTGCAAGGTACCTGCTTCGTTGACAAAAGGTTTTCCGAGAATCGCTCTGGCACCAGATCGACTCACCGGCGAGCGCATCCGCGAGCGCCTGAGCCCGGACGCCTGTCGCGGCACCCCGCGGGCGGAACTGCCCGGGGCGGGCGCGGACGCGGCGGCGGAGCAGGCCGCCGTCCTGTTGCCGCTCTATTGCCGGGACGGCGCCTGGCACCTTATCTTCATCCGCCGCGCCGTGCGCCTCGCGGACCGGCACAGCGGCGAGGTCGGTTTCCCGGGCGGCCGCCGCCAGCACGCGGACCGCGACAGCACCGCCACCGCCCTGCGCGAGGCGCACGAGGAGATCGGCCTGGCGCCGGAGCAGGTGCGGGTCCTGGGCGCATTGCGGCCCTTGGCGACCGTCAGCCGGTTCCTGGTCACCCCGGTGGTGGGCGAATTCCCCTGGCCCCAGCCCTTGCGGCCCGACCCGCGGGAGGTCGCGCGCATCTTCAGCATCCCGCTCGCCTGGCTCGGGACCCCCGGCCACCATCGGGTGCGCGCCTACCCGGCCCCGGACCACCCCGAGGCCCGGGAGATCGCCTTTTTCGACCAGTACGACGGCGAACTGCTGTGGGGCGTCACCGCGCGCATCACACTCGATTTCCTGGGGTGTCTGATGGGGCCTTGAGCGCTGCCGATGATGACCAGCCCGCGCAATCCGCCGGTGCTTGTCGTAAGGTATGCAGGGCATAAACGAACGCGCGAGGTATCCCCGATGGAAGACACCCTGCAACGCCTGCTGGCCGCCGAGCTGCAGGCGGAGAAGATCGCGAGTCTGGCCGAAGAGGAGCAGGACCGCATCATCCAGACGGCGCTGGCGGACGCCAAGGCGGAGAACGAGCGCTTCACCGGGCGCCTCCCGGAGCTGCACCGCTCCTTCCTCGCCAAGGCGCAGGAGCGCGCCGAGCAGAACATCGCCGAGCTGCGCCGCCGCTACGACGAGCGCCATGTGCAGTTGCGCGACCAGGCCGAGCAGCGCGAGGAGCAGGCCCTGGAGGCCGCCTTCGCGATCCTGATCGACCCGCACCGCTGATGAGTACCGCCGCCGACCAGGCCTATCTGAACACCCGCGTGTCGGTGATGGCGACGCGCCTCTTTGATCCGGACAGCATCGGGCAACTGTCCCAACTGCAGCTGCCGGAGTTGGCCAAACGCTTCGGACTGGCGGCGCTGCTCGACGAGCAGCAGAGCGCCCAAGTCCGCGGTCGCGCGATCGAACAGTCCCTGATCCAGGTCCTGCTCGCCGAGTTGCAGGTCCTGGTGCGGCCCATGAGCGCGCCCGCGCGCGCCATCGTGGTCGCCTGGGGACGCAAGTATGCCCTGTTCAATTTGAAGACCCTGATTCGCGGCAAGCTCTACGACCTGGACCAGCAGACGATCCGCGACAGCCTGTTC
The DNA window shown above is from Candidatus Thiodictyon syntrophicum and carries:
- a CDS encoding Hpt domain-containing protein is translated as MDQAPVTPLSQLPARDRVSALAVAGGDADLAAELFAALLAGLPGELAALRTEVAASDWEGLAELAHQVRGATRYCGVPALDEAAESLERAARAADPPRVAAAFASLEAEALRVQQADD
- the rlmD gene encoding 23S rRNA (uracil(1939)-C(5))-methyltransferase RlmD, whose amino-acid sequence is MSKKRKPLPPEIELEIEGLTHEGRGLAHFDGKAIFVDYALPGERVRMRYTRVQRRFDEGAAVAVLRASPDRVAPRCPHFGVCGGCNLQHVDPAAQIRIKQETLADVFTRIGKVSPAAWLPPLVAGHWGYRRKARLGARHVIKKGRTLVGFRERGTPYLADLTRCEVLHPSVGERLQVLAEAVGRLSIRDQVPQIEMAVGEAPCVLIFRVMAPPSAADLGVLQGLGEDWGYHIYLQEGGVDSIRPLPGQGVELHYDLPRYGLRMAFEPTDFTQVNLELNRLMLDQALDLLDPQPDESVLDLFCGLGNFSLPLARRAAAVLGIEADAGLIARAAANAQRNGITNVRFETADLYADLTDAPWLRGQYHKVLLDPPRSGALAVLDWLPRLGVQRICYVSCYPSTLARDADRLVNALGYRLVSAGVMDMFPHTAHVESMALFERP
- a CDS encoding NUDIX hydrolase; its protein translation is MTKGFPRIALAPDRLTGERIRERLSPDACRGTPRAELPGAGADAAAEQAAVLLPLYCRDGAWHLIFIRRAVRLADRHSGEVGFPGGRRQHADRDSTATALREAHEEIGLAPEQVRVLGALRPLATVSRFLVTPVVGEFPWPQPLRPDPREVARIFSIPLAWLGTPGHHRVRAYPAPDHPEAREIAFFDQYDGELLWGVTARITLDFLGCLMGP
- the cysM gene encoding cysteine synthase CysM; translation: MNKRPIGSTIEHCVGTTPLVRLQRLPGPTDNLILVKLEGNNPAGSVKDRPALNMLRRAQERGTIRPGDTLIEATSGNTGIALAMAAAIMGYRMVLIMPEHMSVERRAVMRAFGATIVLTPRAGSMEAAIDLANAMQARGEGVRLDQFSNPDNPAAHYAATGPEIWHDTAGRVTHFVSAMGTTGTIMGTGRYLKEQNPAVQIVGVQPADGANIPGIRRWPAAYLPRIYDPAGVDRIIDIAQPLAEQTTRDLAAREGIFAGVSSGGAVAAALLLSAEVSAAVIVAIACDRGDRYLSTGVFPD
- a CDS encoding CYTH domain-containing protein, with translation MGIEIERKFLVRNDTWRALAQGETRIRQGYLATTGTLTVRVRLTEDSAYLTLKGPPLGLARSEFEYQIPPADGEALLRELAILPVVEKVRYRIPGGQHHWDLDVFTGDNAGLVLAEIELTREHEPFDLPDWAGLEVTGDPRYSNANLARRPFKEW
- a CDS encoding ATPase; the protein is MEDTLQRLLAAELQAEKIASLAEEEQDRIIQTALADAKAENERFTGRLPELHRSFLAKAQERAEQNIAELRRRYDERHVQLRDQAEQREEQALEAAFAILIDPHR